Proteins from a genomic interval of Nostoc sp. TCL240-02:
- a CDS encoding glycosyltransferase: MGKRLLIVSTLDSSQPFGAFTRPFYLGQYLTKDFDVFQLGLDCSSVKYAPSISIGSRSLKSYIQTIEKCIDEFCPDIVYAQETLPGLAALISLRLRKRRNSSLVLDFHTFSAYEYWMRLFSVANPFKEFVQCIKTYIAQGILIFSGRPIIAAGDSIPKLISQWYGKTPDQIYSIGNGVTEDLLNDESFLSKDPYQAFRPAKIVLLIAPKTFQFPSNDMSVSMTIQIAKHIENHQEKIHFVVIGRDNSDISEPIPSNISFLGFLPKREDFVKHVKYADIALLPFSKQAVAGGARNKALDYFASRKLVVSTPEGLRGLKEFRHLEHLLVTGYSTEEVANTLLDAASNLDKYQSIVDTAYTLITEKYSWNARAQNIAQILMEVSRS; the protein is encoded by the coding sequence ATGGGCAAACGTTTACTAATTGTCTCAACACTTGATTCTAGTCAACCATTTGGTGCATTTACTAGACCTTTTTATCTAGGACAATATCTAACTAAAGATTTTGATGTTTTTCAGCTAGGATTAGATTGTTCATCTGTTAAGTATGCACCTTCTATTTCGATTGGATCAAGAAGCCTGAAGTCATATATTCAAACTATAGAAAAATGTATCGATGAGTTTTGTCCAGATATCGTTTATGCTCAAGAAACCTTACCTGGATTAGCTGCTTTGATTTCGCTGAGGCTTAGAAAACGCAGAAATTCCTCTCTTGTTTTAGATTTTCATACATTTTCAGCGTATGAATATTGGATGCGCTTGTTTTCAGTTGCCAATCCTTTCAAAGAGTTTGTACAATGTATTAAGACATATATTGCTCAGGGAATTCTGATATTTTCTGGTAGGCCAATTATTGCAGCAGGTGACTCAATTCCTAAACTAATTTCCCAGTGGTATGGTAAAACTCCAGACCAGATTTATAGTATCGGAAATGGAGTTACTGAAGACTTACTAAATGATGAATCATTTTTGAGTAAAGATCCTTATCAAGCATTTAGGCCAGCAAAAATAGTGCTTCTTATTGCACCTAAAACATTTCAGTTTCCAAGTAATGATATGTCTGTGTCAATGACTATTCAGATTGCTAAACATATTGAAAATCATCAGGAGAAAATACATTTTGTTGTTATAGGTAGGGATAACAGCGATATTTCAGAACCAATACCTTCTAATATTTCTTTTTTGGGATTTTTACCTAAAAGAGAGGATTTTGTTAAACATGTTAAATATGCAGATATTGCTTTGCTGCCATTCTCTAAGCAAGCAGTAGCAGGTGGCGCTCGTAATAAAGCGTTAGATTATTTCGCTAGTAGAAAGTTAGTTGTATCAACACCAGAAGGATTGCGAGGTTTAAAAGAATTTCGACACTTAGAACATCTTTTAGTAACAGGATATTCTACTGAAGAAGTCGCTAATACACTGCTGGATGCAGCTTCAAATCTTGATAAATATCAATCAATTGTAGATACAGCATATACCTTAATTACAGAGAAATATTCTTGGAATGCAAGAGCGCAGAATATTGCACAAATTCTCATGGAAGTAAGTCGTTCTTAG
- a CDS encoding glycosyltransferase family 2 protein, which yields MKKANIAVVMTCHNRRNTTLVCLHTLYEQKHHCDVYLTDDGSSDGTAQAIKAEYPDVHILQGNGNLFWVGGMHLAFNEAIKNQYDYYLWLNDDTFLEPNAVSKLLQIHQDLTAQGYPDSIVVGSTKDPMTEKATYGGAVKSKKWYSNKFEFLEPSSVIQKCDAMYGNCVLIHKTVAVKVGNIDTAFIHSLGDLDYALRARKLGCQIWVAPGYIGTCTKNSIRNSWVDTNLSILQRLQKALQIKGFPLKPWTIFCIRHSGPLWIFYWFLPYIRAIIGYKNLAISPTFSEDINQSKSEV from the coding sequence ATGAAAAAAGCAAATATAGCTGTAGTTATGACCTGTCATAACAGGCGTAATACAACTCTTGTCTGTCTACATACTTTATATGAGCAAAAACATCATTGTGATGTTTATCTAACTGATGATGGTAGCTCTGACGGGACTGCACAAGCTATCAAAGCAGAATATCCAGACGTACACATTCTTCAGGGTAATGGTAATTTATTTTGGGTAGGAGGAATGCATCTTGCCTTTAATGAGGCGATAAAGAATCAATATGATTATTATCTATGGTTGAATGATGACACATTTCTAGAACCCAATGCTGTCAGCAAATTATTACAGATTCATCAAGATTTGACTGCACAAGGTTATCCAGACTCAATTGTAGTTGGTTCAACTAAAGACCCAATGACAGAAAAAGCAACCTATGGAGGAGCAGTAAAATCTAAAAAGTGGTATTCTAACAAATTTGAATTTTTAGAACCAAGTTCGGTTATTCAAAAATGCGATGCTATGTATGGTAATTGTGTACTAATTCATAAAACTGTTGCTGTAAAAGTTGGCAATATTGATACAGCTTTTATTCACAGTTTAGGAGATTTAGATTATGCCCTTAGAGCGCGTAAATTAGGTTGTCAAATATGGGTAGCTCCTGGATATATTGGTACTTGTACTAAAAACTCTATCCGTAACAGTTGGGTAGATACTAATTTAAGTATATTACAGCGTTTACAAAAGGCGTTGCAAATTAAAGGATTTCCATTAAAACCCTGGACTATATTTTGTATCAGACACTCTGGGCCGTTATGGATATTTTATTGGTTTTTACCCTATATAAGAGCAATTATTGGTTACAAAAATTTAGCAATTTCTCCCACATTTTCTGAAGACATTAACCAAAGTAAATCAGAAGTTTGA
- a CDS encoding ParA family protein, producing the protein MGYVIATANMKGGVGKTTLTVNLATCLAKNHGKRVLVLDLDSQISATLSLMSPLDFAKRRKQSKTFRYLIDEVINPDPQAKLTIQDIIQSQVCNLPGLDLLPGDIDLYDEFVVSEMLHQQATALGEQDFETIWNRFERVLINNILKPVRQEYDFILLDCAPGYNLLTRSALAASDFYILPAKPEPLSVVGIQLLERRIAQLKDSHGHETKIDIKMLGIVFSMSTANLLTGRYYKQVMHRVVEDFGVEKICKVQIPVDVNVAKAVDSFMPAVLNAPQSAGSKAFFQLTQELLQKL; encoded by the coding sequence ATGGGATATGTAATTGCTACTGCAAACATGAAAGGTGGCGTTGGTAAAACCACCCTCACCGTCAACTTAGCTACCTGTTTAGCTAAAAATCATGGCAAGCGGGTGCTTGTCCTTGATTTAGATAGTCAAATTAGCGCCACACTCAGTTTGATGTCGCCTTTAGATTTTGCCAAGCGTCGTAAACAAAGCAAGACATTTAGGTATCTAATCGACGAAGTTATAAATCCAGACCCACAAGCAAAACTTACAATTCAAGATATCATTCAATCCCAGGTTTGTAATCTTCCCGGACTGGATTTATTACCAGGAGATATCGACTTATATGATGAATTTGTTGTATCAGAAATGCTACATCAACAAGCAACTGCATTAGGAGAACAGGACTTTGAAACTATTTGGAATCGCTTTGAAAGAGTCTTGATTAATAACATTTTAAAACCAGTCCGTCAAGAATATGATTTTATTCTTCTCGATTGTGCCCCTGGATATAATTTATTGACTCGTAGCGCTTTAGCTGCCAGCGATTTCTACATACTTCCGGCAAAACCAGAACCCTTATCTGTGGTGGGTATTCAACTACTAGAAAGACGCATCGCCCAATTGAAAGATAGTCATGGACATGAAACCAAAATAGATATAAAAATGCTGGGAATTGTATTCAGTATGTCTACTGCTAACCTTCTCACTGGCAGATACTATAAACAAGTGATGCACCGCGTTGTCGAAGATTTCGGAGTAGAGAAAATTTGTAAAGTACAAATACCAGTTGATGTCAATGTTGCTAAGGCTGTTGATAGTTTTATGCCAGCTGTTTTAAATGCTCCCCAATCAGCTGGTTCAAAAGCGTTTTTTCAGTTAACTCAGGAGTTGTTGCAAAAGCTATAA
- a CDS encoding glycosyltransferase family 4 protein, producing MKVLHLSTHDIGGGAARAAYRLHTGLQDIGLQSQMLVQEKSSNDKTVIAPKIRLFQGIAKAKLTFESLPLKLYTQKKNTPFFIQWLPDRIVPKVAQINPDIINLHWISGAFMQIETFSKLKRPLVWTLHDMWGFTGGCHVIGECDRYKVSCGACPQLNSINEWDLSRWVWQRKVKAWKNINLTLVSPSSWLAECARSSSLFQNLRIEMIPHGLDIQKYRPINQYFARETLKLPQDKKLILFGAIEATSDRNKGFHLLQPALQELSKAGWKDNFEVVIFGASQPENPPDLGFKTYYLGHLYDDLSLATVYSAADVMLVPSLQESFGQTASESLACGTPVVAFNSTGLKDIVDHQQNGYLANPYEVDDFAKGIAWILENGQRLEKLSFYARKKAEQEFTLELQARRYSALFEEILMVAKKSPFSN from the coding sequence ATGAAAGTTTTACATCTTAGTACTCACGATATTGGTGGAGGTGCTGCAAGGGCTGCCTATCGTTTGCACACAGGTTTGCAAGATATAGGACTACAGTCACAAATGCTAGTTCAGGAAAAATCTAGTAATGATAAAACAGTAATTGCCCCTAAAATTAGACTATTTCAAGGCATCGCCAAAGCTAAATTGACATTTGAAAGCCTACCATTAAAGCTTTATACTCAAAAGAAAAATACTCCATTTTTTATTCAATGGTTGCCAGATAGAATTGTTCCTAAAGTTGCTCAGATTAATCCAGATATAATCAATTTGCATTGGATTAGCGGAGCTTTTATGCAAATAGAAACGTTCTCTAAGCTAAAGCGTCCTCTAGTTTGGACTCTCCATGATATGTGGGGGTTTACTGGAGGGTGCCACGTTATTGGAGAATGCGATCGCTACAAAGTATCGTGTGGAGCTTGTCCCCAACTCAACAGTATTAATGAATGGGATTTATCCCGTTGGGTATGGCAGCGCAAAGTAAAAGCTTGGAAAAATATTAATTTAACTCTGGTTTCCCCAAGTTCTTGGTTAGCAGAGTGCGCTCGTTCTAGTTCTTTGTTCCAGAATTTGCGAATCGAGATGATTCCTCACGGATTGGATATTCAAAAATATCGACCTATTAATCAATATTTTGCACGAGAAACACTGAAGTTACCTCAAGATAAGAAGCTGATTCTCTTTGGAGCCATAGAAGCAACAAGCGATCGAAATAAAGGATTTCATTTGTTGCAGCCAGCTCTACAAGAATTGAGTAAGGCTGGATGGAAGGACAACTTTGAAGTGGTTATTTTTGGGGCATCTCAACCGGAAAATCCACCCGATTTAGGCTTTAAAACATACTATTTAGGACATTTATATGATGATCTATCTTTAGCAACTGTTTACTCGGCAGCTGATGTAATGCTTGTGCCATCTCTGCAAGAATCTTTTGGACAGACAGCTTCTGAATCACTTGCTTGTGGTACTCCAGTTGTTGCATTTAATTCTACTGGTTTAAAAGATATTGTCGATCATCAGCAAAATGGCTATTTAGCGAACCCTTATGAAGTTGACGATTTCGCCAAAGGGATTGCTTGGATACTTGAAAATGGGCAGAGGTTAGAAAAACTGTCATTCTATGCTCGCAAGAAAGCAGAACAAGAATTCACCCTAGAACTTCAAGCACGTCGTTATTCAGCTTTATTTGAGGAAATATTGATGGTAGCCAAGAAATCTCCATTTAGTAACTAA
- a CDS encoding WecB/TagA/CpsF family glycosyltransferase has product MKNRFSYKFLGVKLDALSIPELNLLIEESIEKNEKWIIANHNLHSLYLFHNDPKMQAFYAKAEYIHIDGMPLLFIGKLLGFPMKREQRVTYADWVWPLMVEAANKDWRVFYLGSKPGVAEQGASILREKFPGLQIACAHGYIDMDKDSKENLATLAAINAYKPHVLMVGMGMPRQEHWILENLEYIHANTILTSGACMDYVAGAVPTPPRWMGRVGLEWLYRLLSEPKRLWRRYLLEPWFVATLFLREIWSMPSQQKKNRMLLFLTTRFHKFVA; this is encoded by the coding sequence ATGAAAAATCGATTTTCTTATAAATTTCTTGGTGTTAAACTTGATGCACTCTCTATCCCAGAGTTAAATTTATTAATTGAAGAATCTATTGAGAAAAACGAAAAATGGATTATTGCTAATCACAACTTGCATAGTCTTTATCTCTTTCATAACGATCCAAAAATGCAAGCGTTTTATGCTAAGGCCGAATATATCCATATTGATGGTATGCCTCTATTGTTTATTGGAAAGTTGTTAGGTTTTCCAATGAAACGAGAACAAAGAGTAACCTATGCCGACTGGGTATGGCCTCTGATGGTAGAAGCTGCCAATAAAGACTGGCGTGTATTCTATTTAGGTTCAAAGCCAGGAGTGGCGGAACAAGGAGCAAGTATTTTGCGCGAGAAATTTCCTGGTTTACAGATTGCTTGCGCTCATGGTTATATTGATATGGATAAAGATAGTAAAGAAAATCTCGCGACTCTGGCTGCAATTAATGCTTATAAACCTCATGTATTAATGGTGGGGATGGGTATGCCACGCCAAGAGCATTGGATTTTGGAAAATCTGGAATATATTCATGCCAACACTATTTTGACTAGTGGAGCCTGTATGGACTATGTAGCAGGAGCAGTACCTACTCCTCCTCGCTGGATGGGAAGGGTTGGCTTGGAATGGTTGTATCGTTTGTTATCTGAACCGAAAAGACTTTGGAGACGCTACTTGCTTGAGCCTTGGTTTGTAGCTACATTATTTTTACGAGAAATTTGGAGTATGCCAAGCCAACAAAAAAAAAATAGAATGCTGCTATTTCTCACTACAAGATTCCACAAGTTTGTAGCATAA
- the speY gene encoding deoxyhypusine synthase, producing MSKQLGQKIAPTPISNDINVVDLIDQYFTAYNSARLREICQLMSRDVLTEGVTVGVSLSGAMTPAGFGVSALAPLIRNGFIDWMISTGANLYHDMHYGLGFELFAGNPFLDDVKLRQEGTIRIYDIIFGYDVLLETDAFIRKILQGEAFQKRMGTAEFHHLLGKYVREVEKQLGVQHSCLLATAYEYGVPIYTSSPGDSSIGMNVAALALEGSQLVLDPSIDVNETAAIAYNARESGGKSAAVILGGGSPKNFLLQTQPQLHEVLGLEERGHDYFVQFTDARPDTGGLSGATPSEAVSWGKIDPEELPNTIVCYTDSTIALPLVTAYVLNKCQPRPLKRVYDKREAILDKLEKDYLAAKTQPSDQVPAAVAESAQKQTATYPCGRLIPNT from the coding sequence ATGTCTAAACAGCTGGGTCAAAAAATTGCACCTACACCAATATCAAATGATATCAATGTAGTGGATTTGATCGATCAATACTTCACTGCTTACAACTCAGCGCGGTTGCGGGAAATCTGCCAACTTATGAGTCGTGATGTGCTAACCGAAGGTGTCACGGTGGGAGTTAGCCTTTCCGGTGCGATGACACCAGCAGGATTTGGGGTTTCAGCGCTTGCACCCTTAATTCGTAATGGCTTTATTGACTGGATGATTAGCACTGGTGCAAATCTTTACCATGATATGCACTACGGTTTGGGTTTTGAACTCTTTGCTGGTAATCCCTTTTTGGATGATGTGAAACTGCGTCAGGAAGGGACTATTCGCATTTATGACATTATCTTTGGTTACGATGTGCTACTAGAAACTGATGCCTTCATCCGCAAGATTTTGCAAGGGGAAGCGTTTCAGAAGCGGATGGGAACTGCTGAGTTTCACCATTTACTAGGTAAGTATGTTCGGGAAGTAGAAAAGCAACTGGGTGTGCAGCATTCCTGCTTGCTTGCTACAGCTTATGAGTATGGCGTGCCTATATATACGTCTTCTCCAGGAGATAGCTCTATTGGGATGAACGTGGCAGCTTTGGCTTTGGAAGGTTCGCAGTTGGTGTTAGATCCATCAATTGACGTAAATGAAACGGCTGCGATCGCATATAATGCCCGTGAGTCAGGTGGCAAAAGTGCGGCTGTAATTCTCGGTGGTGGTAGTCCTAAGAACTTTTTACTACAAACTCAACCACAACTTCATGAGGTATTAGGACTAGAAGAACGAGGACATGATTACTTTGTGCAGTTTACCGATGCACGTCCAGACACAGGCGGTTTGTCTGGAGCAACCCCATCAGAAGCCGTTAGCTGGGGTAAAATTGACCCGGAAGAGTTACCTAACACAATTGTTTGTTATACCGATAGTACAATCGCTCTACCACTGGTAACAGCATATGTCTTGAATAAGTGCCAGCCTCGTCCCCTGAAGCGTGTTTACGACAAGCGAGAAGCCATTTTGGATAAACTGGAAAAAGACTATCTAGCAGCCAAAACCCAACCATCGGATCAGGTTCCCGCAGCAGTGGCAGAAAGTGCCCAAAAGCAAACAGCGACTTATCCCTGTGGGCGGCTGATTCCGAATACGTAG
- a CDS encoding EAL domain-containing protein, which yields MLTQNSIPTEKNQNLVIRLPRTLSYLETWGFGLTGHVGWIGTAPIIHAALGPKAILVWFVGTIISFLLNLQVQSLGRHWPDVAGGTPNYTTRLLKNFPGLGRYVALGYFFSWAAAPALYAIILTDLIKVNFGTLGISCPETLLKVLFTAIPFILAFSGTRALALLHLFFVFPAILLLLLFSIEGVLWLVFSTASFKFISTSTHSLSFEEWAKWFFLASYSIYACETTSSFVADSHHPYKTLSFLTVAAWLIPPVFLGGSWVLMCSGQNSTIGDDAFLNLVAASKPFWGESASFLATLLITVSCLLSSATAVSNSPRILYQLALDRQISPIFALVSRQGVLGPAIFLTFLISLLCLNLGNVSQLVTVAGTCYLMSIMGLHLGLWLCRGKPQVLWPWWSLGFFCLEAVVLIVGGLAWNWRDFSVGLLLPIVLMIGDVGLRRLRFAPLQLEWWTQRYYTRSSTNNSDFLILQVIVLVSLICITATSSWIIRDLLGKVSDNPQNSLLAILLVTLSLIGVAIACWTTLPQIVAIDEARKQAKSLFITTLDTVPDTVLVLDENGKICQTNAAAEELFQTHSQELLGQNLNQLLVCYHGKPKQWSIRTEQTLKINQGLRIVESTISQPFNSQLREYVVIIRDITKRKLVEEELIQYRYQLEQLVLERTVELIRVNQQLEQDIIKRQQAQEQLLHNSLHDGLTGLPNQRLFMERVQQAIERTKQQNNYLFAVLFLDLDRFKVVNDSLGHLLGNQLLIAISHRLKSVLRGGDIVARFGGDEFTILIEEIEDIDIAIQVAERIKKVLALPFQLNEHKVFTNASIGIALSKPDYKQSAHILRDADVAMYRAKSLGKARYEVFDQKMYEGASLLLELETALRNALLKQEEFRLNYQPIISLITGKIIGFEALIRWYHPERGLISPQDFIPLAEETGMIVSIGQWVLSEACQQMHRWHQQFPSSLSLTISVNFSGKQITQPDVFKQVKHILQETGLEPCSLKLEITETLLMDNFELATTVLSQLTELNVEMHMDDFGTGYSSLSYLHRLPIKTLKIDRSFVTNIGRRGENLEIVRAIVTLAHNLNMSVTAEGIETVEQLAQLKALQCDYGQGYFFLPPMESAEVEMLLGDNLCYKNFLKR from the coding sequence ATGCTTACTCAAAATTCTATACCGACAGAGAAAAATCAGAACTTGGTAATACGTTTACCACGGACTCTGAGTTATCTCGAAACCTGGGGCTTTGGCTTAACGGGTCATGTGGGATGGATTGGTACTGCCCCTATTATTCATGCGGCGTTAGGGCCTAAAGCGATTTTAGTTTGGTTTGTTGGCACGATTATTTCCTTTTTACTGAACTTGCAGGTGCAAAGTCTAGGTAGACATTGGCCAGATGTCGCTGGAGGAACACCGAATTATACCACAAGGCTATTAAAAAATTTTCCTGGCTTAGGTCGTTACGTAGCATTAGGATACTTTTTTAGCTGGGCAGCAGCACCGGCACTGTATGCGATTATTCTCACAGACTTAATTAAAGTCAATTTTGGAACATTAGGTATTTCTTGTCCAGAAACTTTATTAAAAGTTTTATTTACAGCGATTCCTTTTATTTTAGCGTTCAGTGGCACTCGTGCTTTAGCGCTCTTGCATTTATTTTTTGTATTCCCAGCAATTTTATTACTGCTTTTGTTTTCTATTGAAGGCGTTTTATGGTTAGTCTTCTCAACTGCTAGTTTTAAATTTATCTCAACTAGCACACATAGTCTGAGCTTTGAAGAATGGGCTAAGTGGTTTTTTCTGGCTAGCTATTCAATTTATGCTTGTGAAACCACTTCTTCTTTTGTAGCTGATAGCCACCATCCGTATAAAACTTTAAGCTTCTTAACCGTAGCTGCTTGGCTAATTCCTCCAGTCTTTTTAGGTGGTTCTTGGGTATTAATGTGTTCGGGTCAAAATTCTACAATAGGTGATGATGCGTTCTTAAATCTGGTAGCAGCTTCTAAGCCTTTTTGGGGTGAATCTGCCTCTTTTCTAGCAACACTTTTGATTACTGTATCTTGCCTTCTAAGTTCTGCTACGGCAGTTTCTAATTCTCCTCGGATATTATACCAACTTGCCTTGGACAGACAGATTTCTCCCATATTTGCATTAGTTTCCCGTCAAGGTGTCCTTGGTCCTGCTATCTTCCTGACCTTTCTAATCAGTTTGCTGTGTCTAAATTTGGGAAATGTATCTCAACTTGTCACAGTGGCAGGCACCTGTTATTTAATGTCCATTATGGGATTACATCTGGGATTATGGCTGTGTCGAGGAAAACCCCAGGTGTTATGGCCTTGGTGGTCACTTGGTTTTTTCTGTTTAGAAGCGGTAGTTCTAATAGTCGGAGGTTTAGCTTGGAATTGGAGAGATTTTTCAGTGGGATTATTATTACCCATTGTTTTGATGATTGGAGATGTTGGGCTACGTCGCTTAAGATTTGCACCATTACAGTTGGAATGGTGGACACAGCGTTACTACACTCGGTCTAGCACAAACAATTCAGACTTTCTGATACTACAGGTGATTGTCCTAGTATCATTAATTTGTATTACTGCTACAAGCAGTTGGATTATCCGCGATTTATTAGGTAAGGTTTCTGATAATCCTCAAAATTCTTTACTAGCTATTCTGTTAGTAACGCTTTCTTTGATTGGCGTAGCGATCGCTTGCTGGACAACTCTACCACAAATCGTTGCTATTGATGAAGCACGCAAACAAGCAAAAAGCCTATTTATCACTACTCTCGATACTGTTCCAGATACTGTTTTAGTCTTAGATGAAAACGGTAAAATTTGTCAGACCAATGCTGCGGCTGAAGAATTATTTCAAACACACTCTCAGGAGTTACTTGGGCAAAACTTGAATCAACTCTTAGTATGTTATCACGGCAAACCAAAGCAATGGTCTATCAGGACTGAGCAAACTTTAAAAATAAACCAAGGTCTAAGAATTGTTGAATCGACTATTTCACAGCCATTTAATTCTCAGCTACGGGAATATGTTGTTATTATCCGTGACATCACTAAGCGGAAGTTAGTAGAGGAAGAATTAATCCAATATCGTTATCAGCTTGAGCAACTAGTTCTAGAACGCACTGTTGAACTTATCAGAGTAAATCAACAACTAGAACAAGACATTATCAAGCGTCAACAAGCACAAGAGCAATTACTTCACAATAGTCTTCATGACGGGCTAACCGGCTTACCTAATCAACGATTATTTATGGAGCGAGTGCAGCAAGCAATAGAACGTACCAAACAGCAAAATAATTATTTATTTGCCGTACTCTTCTTAGACTTAGACCGCTTTAAAGTTGTTAACGACAGTCTGGGACATCTACTAGGAAATCAACTTTTGATTGCAATTTCCCATCGATTAAAGTCAGTTTTGCGAGGCGGAGACATTGTTGCTCGTTTTGGTGGAGACGAGTTCACCATCTTAATTGAGGAAATTGAGGATATTGACATCGCTATACAAGTAGCCGAGCGAATTAAAAAGGTGCTAGCTTTGCCATTTCAATTAAATGAGCATAAGGTATTTACTAATGCTAGTATTGGCATTGCTTTAAGTAAACCAGATTATAAACAATCAGCGCATATTCTCCGCGATGCTGATGTTGCAATGTACCGCGCCAAATCACTTGGTAAAGCACGCTATGAGGTCTTTGATCAAAAGATGTACGAGGGTGCATCTTTGCTATTAGAGTTAGAAACTGCTCTGCGAAATGCACTGCTCAAACAAGAAGAATTTCGCCTTAATTACCAGCCAATTATTTCACTGATAACTGGCAAAATTATTGGATTTGAGGCCCTGATACGTTGGTATCATCCAGAACGAGGTCTTATTTCTCCTCAAGATTTTATTCCCCTAGCGGAGGAAACTGGAATGATTGTTAGTATTGGGCAATGGGTGCTTTCTGAAGCTTGTCAGCAAATGCACAGATGGCATCAACAATTTCCTAGCTCACTATCTCTGACAATTAGCGTTAATTTTTCTGGGAAACAAATCACACAACCCGATGTGTTTAAACAAGTTAAACATATTTTACAGGAAACTGGACTAGAGCCATGTAGTTTGAAGTTGGAGATTACTGAAACCCTGTTGATGGATAATTTTGAATTAGCTACCACCGTACTTTCTCAATTAACAGAGCTAAATGTCGAGATGCACATGGATGATTTTGGAACTGGTTATTCATCCTTGAGTTATCTACACCGCCTACCTATCAAAACTCTGAAGATTGACCGCTCTTTCGTCACTAATATAGGTAGGCGAGGAGAAAATTTAGAAATTGTAAGAGCGATTGTGACATTAGCTCATAATCTCAATATGTCTGTTACAGCAGAAGGCATAGAAACTGTAGAACAATTAGCACAATTGAAGGCGTTACAATGTGATTATGGACAAGGGTATTTTTTCTTACCACCGATGGAAAGTGCAGAAGTAGAAATGCTACTTGGTGATAACTTGTGTTACAAAAACTTTTTAAAGAGATAA
- a CDS encoding endo-1,4-beta-xylanase: MPYRRKFLKRAGYTTLSALLTMGFLQKDRQKEDGTTNAATANYLSASANVNSPLRQLAAAKGKRYGAAVSSEFLLQEKGYADLIARECSIVTPNGELKWNATEPQPGKFTFESADAIAGFCQKHNIQLHGHTLFWHMGKPDWLPYPPTLKMLERHVKGVMGHYRNSPVLKSWDIANEIIADSENETDNPTYGLRKGVKRELIRDLFLIAASVDNTKKFYLNDFGIEGATWKSDRFLKMVEYLKNSGVKIDGAGIQSHLWFSTAYGFDQKGFNSVLKRLNDLQVKPIITELDIIIDAPLPDSIKKLDQMVADSYKRYLDLCFAAGVDTVITWGITDRHTWIRHPDWMPGKTFRNNPSLWKFLRPLPFDENLQPKLAHNAIAQAFQQAN; the protein is encoded by the coding sequence ATGCCTTATCGCAGAAAATTTTTAAAAAGAGCAGGATACACAACCCTTTCTGCCTTATTGACTATGGGTTTTTTACAAAAGGATAGGCAGAAGGAAGATGGTACTACAAATGCTGCTACGGCAAATTATCTAAGTGCAAGCGCAAATGTTAATTCTCCTCTTCGACAATTAGCAGCTGCCAAAGGAAAGCGTTATGGCGCAGCAGTTTCTAGTGAATTTTTGCTACAAGAGAAGGGCTACGCTGACCTAATTGCTCGTGAATGTTCGATAGTGACACCAAATGGTGAATTAAAATGGAACGCCACTGAACCACAGCCAGGAAAATTTACTTTTGAGTCAGCAGATGCGATCGCTGGTTTCTGCCAAAAGCATAATATACAATTGCATGGGCATACCCTTTTCTGGCACATGGGAAAACCAGACTGGCTACCTTATCCCCCCACTCTTAAAATGCTCGAACGCCATGTTAAAGGAGTTATGGGACATTATCGCAATAGCCCTGTTTTAAAGTCTTGGGATATTGCCAATGAAATTATCGCTGATAGTGAAAATGAAACTGATAATCCTACCTACGGTTTGCGTAAAGGGGTAAAACGAGAATTGATTCGAGATTTGTTTTTAATTGCGGCTTCAGTTGATAACACCAAGAAATTTTACCTAAACGATTTCGGCATCGAAGGCGCTACATGGAAATCGGATCGTTTCTTAAAAATGGTCGAATATCTCAAGAATAGTGGCGTTAAAATTGATGGTGCAGGTATCCAATCACATCTATGGTTTTCTACTGCTTATGGTTTTGATCAAAAAGGATTTAATTCTGTATTAAAACGGCTTAATGATCTTCAAGTTAAACCAATAATCACAGAATTAGATATTATTATTGATGCCCCACTGCCCGATAGTATCAAAAAGCTAGATCAGATGGTAGCCGACAGTTACAAGCGATATCTTGACCTCTGCTTTGCGGCTGGAGTTGATACTGTAATTACATGGGGAATTACCGACCGTCATACCTGGATACGTCATCCCGACTGGATGCCAGGAAAAACCTTTAGAAACAATCCAAGTCTCTGGAAATTTCTGCGTCCACTTCCCTTCGATGAAAACCTGCAACCTAAACTTGCTCACAACGCTATTGCCCAGGCTTTTCAGCAAGCAAATTAA